Genomic DNA from Turicibacter faecis:
AAACGAATCGTTGTATTTTTAAGCATCTTCGCAATTGTTTCTTCGTCTGTTACATCCACTTTTTCATTTAACGCCTTTAGCGTTACTGCACGATACATCGCTCCTGTATCGATATAAATGTATCCTAACATTTGAGCTACTTTTTGAGCAATTGTACTTTTTCCTGCTGCTGCTGGTCCATCAATTGCAATTACTTTAGAACGAACCATATTATCACCTCGACTTGTCCTTATTTTATCACATTATTTTACTTGTAAACAACCACAAAATGGGGACTTCTCACAATTGAACCTCCCCCTTATAAAAATAAACTAAACAAAAAAAGAACAACCTTCCGTTTTTGTTTAGTTTACATTTAACTAGCCCTCCGTTATCGTCTAGGCAAGGGCCTTTTCGACCAAGAGGTAAAACACAATCTTAAGTTTTCCATCCAAACTAGGAGTAAAGCGATGCCGTTTAAAATAAAAGTTGTTTTCAACTCTAAATCCATTTAAAATAACATCAAACATGCGATGATTAAAAGTAAAATCATTCCTGCTGATAAAAAATAAATGAACAAATAATTGACGCGATCCGAACGTTTAGGCAAGCTTAACTTACGCTCCTCATTTAGTGCATCTACAACAGCATCTTGATCGTTTAAGTAAAGAGCTTCTAATGTCGTTGATACCGATTTATCCACTTGCTCTTCCTCATTTTTTTCATCAGCAATCGTAGATTGCTGTAACTCAGACCATGCACAATCATCTAAATCCACTTCGGAATTAAAAATCAACTCAATATTCTTATTAAAAATATCGTCTTGATAATTAGAATTCGACGTTTGTTCATTCTCGATAATATCGCTAAAAATAGAGCTAATACATTCGCCCTCTGTCTGTAACCTTTTTAAACGACCATAATCATGTTGAACAAGTGCATCCAAATAATCTAAATCTGTATCTATTATCTCTTCTAAATCTGTATATTCTTCAACTTCGTTGTCTGACATTATCAATGATACCCTCTCTTTAGTTGGCAACTCATCTTCAAGTGGCTCGATTGGAACCGATAATAGTTCCTGTTCTAATTGTTCCCACTCACTAAAATCCTCATTTTTAATCATTTGAGTAATTTTCGAATAAGTCGTCACCCCGTACTTTTCTTGTAACAGTCTCATCATTTCCTGAGATCGTGTCGCTAACTCTTTTCTTCCCGGAGCCCGTCTCATTTGTAAACTTTCATTGGCCTCTAAAGCTGATGACATAATTTCTGATAATCGTGAGGAGATGGACTCTTGTAAGGCCTCTGATTTTAATTCTAAATTAGAGGCTACCGAATGAGACGGTACGTCCTCTTCACATGCATTAAAATAAACCTTTCTTAATTCAGAATAATCTGCTTTCTGTTCCATCTCACTCACACTCCTTTTTATTCAAAATACCGTTTATCTAACGGATCGTTACCTTCAAAAATAAAATTTTCATGACCATCTCGCTCGCCTAAAGGACAAATAGTCATTGATATATAGGAATCGACGAATTGTCGAAGCTTCTTATCACTTTATTTTATATTTTGTAAAATATTCACTGAGGACTTAGTCATTATATCATAAATTTATTTTATTTAGCGCATTAAATTTGAATTTTTTTGTCTTTTTAGTTTATAATATACATGTAATTCAAATGAATTATATATTCTTAATCACAATTCTTGTAAGGGGGATAAATTAATGGCTAAATTCACAAAAGTTAACAAAGATGAATGTATCGCATGTGGTGCTTGTGGTGCCGTAGCACCAGACGTATTCGGATATGATGATGAAGGATACGCTGAAAACATCCTTGAAGGAGATAACAACCAAGGTGTTGTTGAAATCACTGATTTAGAAAGCGATGTTATCGACGCAGCTGAAGGATGCCCAACTGAGGCAATCGAAGTTCAAGATACACCTTTTAACTAATTAAGCCAAATACTACGTTATTATGTAGGATTTTTAAAAACTTATACAAAAAAAGCTTATTATTTTAACAATAATAAGCCTTTTTTTATTAAAGGCGAGAGAAACAAAAAGAATTT
This window encodes:
- a CDS encoding ferredoxin, which translates into the protein MAKFTKVNKDECIACGACGAVAPDVFGYDDEGYAENILEGDNNQGVVEITDLESDVIDAAEGCPTEAIEVQDTPFN